One part of the Quercus lobata isolate SW786 chromosome 7, ValleyOak3.0 Primary Assembly, whole genome shotgun sequence genome encodes these proteins:
- the LOC115953003 gene encoding uncharacterized protein LOC115953003 isoform X3 yields MEAVDWENSSGGSSDTEAYLQDKKYEDDEELHFTSGFISKLQFRKDKSRAHWINEIGMAEVVENKGKLWRTMGVVRSGKIYYSIEETLFLMEIGALLLLDDNGTSLSLNDVYAKVCGGSWELFEVYRHLKSLGYIVGQHGIAWSIKDAKSNRQSVSLQCSPQSSEVVDLESEDESSIVGPFNYMHVNEARPVFDVYLPNSKFRKSSPGDPSFVICLTRGDLPSIADIEVLERQCGAIPLRFCHVEFGRV; encoded by the exons ATGGAGGCTGTGGATTGGGAAAATTCTTCGGGAGGGTCAAGTGATACTGAGGCCTATTTGCAAGATAAAAAATATGAGGATGATGAGGAACTCCATTTTACATCTGGGTTTATATCCAAGTTGCAGTTTAg GAAAGATAAATCCAGGGCTCATTGGATTAACGAAATCGGAATGGCTGAGGTTGTTGAAAACAAGGGTAAACTGTGGAGGACAATGGGAGTAGTTCGTAGTGGCAAGATTTATTACTCAATTGAGGAAACTTT GTTTTTGATGGAAATAGGCGCATTGCTTCTCTTGGATGACAATGGTACAAGTCTTTCATTAAATGATGTTTATGCAAAGGTTTGTGGAGGCTCTTGGGAGCTATTTGAGGTTTATAGGCACTTGAAATCTCTTGGTTACATCGTTGGGCAGCATGGCATTGCTTGGTCTATTAAGGATGCTAAGAGTAACCGTCAATCTGTTTCTCTTCAATGCTCTCCACAAAGCAGTGAAGTGGTAGACTTAGAATCAGAAGATGAGAGTTCCATTGTTGGACCATTTAATTATATGCACGTTAATGAAGCAAGGCCAGTTTTTGATGTCTATCTCCCAAATAGCAAGTTTAGAAAATCTTCTCCAGGTGATCCCAGCTTTGTGATCTGCTTAACTAG GGGTGATCTACCATCCATAGCAGATATTGAAGTCCTTGAGAGGCAATGTGGGGCCATTCCTTTGCGGTTTTGCCATGTAGAGTTTGGACGG GTTTAG
- the LOC115953003 gene encoding uncharacterized protein LOC115953003 isoform X4: MEAVDWENSSGGSSDTEAYLQDKKYEDDEELHFTSGFISKLQFRKDKSRAHWINEIGMAEVVENKGKLWRTMGVVRSGKIYYSIEETLFLMEIGALLLLDDNGTSLSLNDVYAKVCGGSWELFEVYRHLKSLGYIVGQHGIAWSIKDAKSNRQSVSLQCSPQSSEVVDLESEDESSIVGPFNYMHVNEARPVFDVYLPNSKFRKSSPGVIYHP, encoded by the exons ATGGAGGCTGTGGATTGGGAAAATTCTTCGGGAGGGTCAAGTGATACTGAGGCCTATTTGCAAGATAAAAAATATGAGGATGATGAGGAACTCCATTTTACATCTGGGTTTATATCCAAGTTGCAGTTTAg GAAAGATAAATCCAGGGCTCATTGGATTAACGAAATCGGAATGGCTGAGGTTGTTGAAAACAAGGGTAAACTGTGGAGGACAATGGGAGTAGTTCGTAGTGGCAAGATTTATTACTCAATTGAGGAAACTTT GTTTTTGATGGAAATAGGCGCATTGCTTCTCTTGGATGACAATGGTACAAGTCTTTCATTAAATGATGTTTATGCAAAGGTTTGTGGAGGCTCTTGGGAGCTATTTGAGGTTTATAGGCACTTGAAATCTCTTGGTTACATCGTTGGGCAGCATGGCATTGCTTGGTCTATTAAGGATGCTAAGAGTAACCGTCAATCTGTTTCTCTTCAATGCTCTCCACAAAGCAGTGAAGTGGTAGACTTAGAATCAGAAGATGAGAGTTCCATTGTTGGACCATTTAATTATATGCACGTTAATGAAGCAAGGCCAGTTTTTGATGTCTATCTCCCAAATAGCAAGTTTAGAAAATCTTCTCCAG GGGTGATCTACCATCCATAG
- the LOC115953003 gene encoding uncharacterized protein LOC115953003 isoform X1: MEAVDWENSSGGSSDTEAYLQDKKYEDDEELHFTSGFISKLQFRKDKSRAHWINEIGMAEVVENKGKLWRTMGVVRSGKIYYSIEETLFLMEIGALLLLDDNGTSLSLNDVYAKVCGGSWELFEVYRHLKSLGYIVGQHGIAWSIKDAKSNRQSVSLQCSPQSSEVVDLESEDESSIVGPFNYMHVNEARPVFDVYLPNSKFRKSSPGDPSFVICLTRGDLPSIADIEVLERQCGAIPLRFCHVEFGRDKTRISRSCSFSISQV, encoded by the exons ATGGAGGCTGTGGATTGGGAAAATTCTTCGGGAGGGTCAAGTGATACTGAGGCCTATTTGCAAGATAAAAAATATGAGGATGATGAGGAACTCCATTTTACATCTGGGTTTATATCCAAGTTGCAGTTTAg GAAAGATAAATCCAGGGCTCATTGGATTAACGAAATCGGAATGGCTGAGGTTGTTGAAAACAAGGGTAAACTGTGGAGGACAATGGGAGTAGTTCGTAGTGGCAAGATTTATTACTCAATTGAGGAAACTTT GTTTTTGATGGAAATAGGCGCATTGCTTCTCTTGGATGACAATGGTACAAGTCTTTCATTAAATGATGTTTATGCAAAGGTTTGTGGAGGCTCTTGGGAGCTATTTGAGGTTTATAGGCACTTGAAATCTCTTGGTTACATCGTTGGGCAGCATGGCATTGCTTGGTCTATTAAGGATGCTAAGAGTAACCGTCAATCTGTTTCTCTTCAATGCTCTCCACAAAGCAGTGAAGTGGTAGACTTAGAATCAGAAGATGAGAGTTCCATTGTTGGACCATTTAATTATATGCACGTTAATGAAGCAAGGCCAGTTTTTGATGTCTATCTCCCAAATAGCAAGTTTAGAAAATCTTCTCCAGGTGATCCCAGCTTTGTGATCTGCTTAACTAG GGGTGATCTACCATCCATAGCAGATATTGAAGTCCTTGAGAGGCAATGTGGGGCCATTCCTTTGCGGTTTTGCCATGTAGAGTTTGGACGG GACAAAACCAGGATATCAAGGTCTTGTAGCTTTTCTATCTCTCAGGTTTAG
- the LOC115953003 gene encoding uncharacterized protein LOC115953003 isoform X2 has protein sequence MEAVDWENSSGGSSDTEAYLQDKKYEDDEELHFTSGFISKLQFRKDKSRAHWINEIGMAEVVENKGKLWRTMGVVRSGKIYYSIEETLFLMEIGALLLLDDNGTSLSLNDVYAKVCGGSWELFEVYRHLKSLGYIVGQHGIAWSIKDAKSNRQSVSLQCSPQSSEVVDLESEDESSIVGPFNYMHVNEARPVFDVYLPNSKFRKSSPGDPSFVICLTRGDLPSIADIEVLERQCGAIPLRFCHVEFGRVSFFSFDEVELPILP, from the exons ATGGAGGCTGTGGATTGGGAAAATTCTTCGGGAGGGTCAAGTGATACTGAGGCCTATTTGCAAGATAAAAAATATGAGGATGATGAGGAACTCCATTTTACATCTGGGTTTATATCCAAGTTGCAGTTTAg GAAAGATAAATCCAGGGCTCATTGGATTAACGAAATCGGAATGGCTGAGGTTGTTGAAAACAAGGGTAAACTGTGGAGGACAATGGGAGTAGTTCGTAGTGGCAAGATTTATTACTCAATTGAGGAAACTTT GTTTTTGATGGAAATAGGCGCATTGCTTCTCTTGGATGACAATGGTACAAGTCTTTCATTAAATGATGTTTATGCAAAGGTTTGTGGAGGCTCTTGGGAGCTATTTGAGGTTTATAGGCACTTGAAATCTCTTGGTTACATCGTTGGGCAGCATGGCATTGCTTGGTCTATTAAGGATGCTAAGAGTAACCGTCAATCTGTTTCTCTTCAATGCTCTCCACAAAGCAGTGAAGTGGTAGACTTAGAATCAGAAGATGAGAGTTCCATTGTTGGACCATTTAATTATATGCACGTTAATGAAGCAAGGCCAGTTTTTGATGTCTATCTCCCAAATAGCAAGTTTAGAAAATCTTCTCCAGGTGATCCCAGCTTTGTGATCTGCTTAACTAG GGGTGATCTACCATCCATAGCAGATATTGAAGTCCTTGAGAGGCAATGTGGGGCCATTCCTTTGCGGTTTTGCCATGTAGAGTTTGGACGGGTcagtttcttttcctttgatgAAGTGGAGCTTCCTATCCTACCCTGA